The genomic window GGCGCACCGCGATGAGTTCCCCGGCGATGGCGACGGCCAGCTCCTCCGGGGTCTCGGCCCCGATCTCCAGGCCGATGGGGGCGCACAGGGCCTCCACCTTGCGGGCGTCGAAGCCCTCCGAGGCGACCTGGGCCAGCACGAGCCGGGTCTTGCGGGAGCTGCCCATGAAGCCGGCGTAGCGGTAGGTCCGGCCCAGCACCGCGCGCACGCACTCCAGGTCGCAGAGGTGGCCCCGGGTGACGATCACCACGTAGGTGGAGGGGTCGAAGGCATAGCGCTCCACGATGGAGGCGAAGGCGCCGCAGAGGGTGGCCGTGCCCGCGGGGAACCGCTCCGGCTCCACATACTCCGGACGGTCGTCGCCCACGGTCACCCTAAAGCCCAGCCCCGGCGCCAGGGCCGCCAGGGCGCGGCCCACGTGGCCCCCGCCCAGGATGAGGAGCTTCTCCCGGGGAAGGACGGGATCGAAGAAGAGGCCTTCGGCCTCGGCCAGCACCGGGTGCCCGGAGGCCAGGGCGTGGGCGGCCATGGCGGGGTCGGCGCCCTCCACCCGGCCGTGGGCCCAGGCGCCCGCGGAATCCAGGACACCCGCCTCGCCCGTGGCGAGGCGCTTGACCAGGACGATCCGCTCCCCGCGCTCGAGCAGCGCGAGGGCGGCCCGGTAGGGCGCCGCGTCGGCCAGGGGCTCCACGAGGATCCGGCTGGTGCCCCCGCAGACCATGGCGGGCCCCTCGGCCTCCATGCCCTGCATGTCGATCTCGAGGATGAGCGGGGCCGCGCCTCCCAGGTTCTCCCGGCAGGCCGCCAGGACCAGGGACTCGCCGCGCCCGCCGCCCACGGACCCCATCACCAGGCCCCCGGGCCCGGCCAGGAGCATGGAGCCCGCGTGCCGCGGGGCGGAGCCCTTCACCTTGAGGACGGTGCAGAGGACGCGCGGTTCTCCCGCCGAAGCGAGGGCCCTGACGATCTCGAGGCTCATCCCTTCTTCCGGGTGTAGGGCGTGCCCGCCAGGGGCAGGTCCACCCGGAACACGCCGTCCCGGTGGAAGTAGGCCCCGGCCACGGCCGGCGCGGTGGGGATGGTGGTGATCTCGCCCAGGCCCTTGGCGCCGTAGGCCAGGGGATCCGGGTTCTTCTCCACGATGATGGACTGGATGGGCGGCACGTTGGCGGCCTTGAACAGGCCCAGGGTGCCGTACTTGGCCATCACCTCGCCGTCCTTGAGCGGGAAGTCCTCGGTCAGGGCGTAGCCCAGGCCCATGACGACGCCCCCTTCGATCTGGCCTTCCACCTGGGTGGGGTTGATGGCCTTGCCGATGTCGTGGGCCGCCACGACCTTCTCGAGCCGGCCGGCCGCGTCCAGGAGCACCACCTGGGTGGCGTAGGAGTAGGCGACGTGGCTGACGGGATTGGGCTTGTCCGAGGCGAAGGGATCGGTGACGCCGTTGTACTCGCGGTAGTATTCCCGGCCTTCCAGCTGTTCGAGGGTGTGGCCTTCCAGGTCCAGCTTCAGGTCCTGGGCGGCGAGGCGCGCGGCCTCGCCGTTGAAGACGGTCTGGCGGCTGGCGGTGGTGGTGCCGCCGTTGGGGGAGTTCGAGGTGTCGGGGGTGGCCACCCGGATCTGGCCCCAGGAGAGCCCCGAGGCGTTGGCCACGAACTGCATGAGCACCGAGGCGAGGCCCTGGCCGATGCACGCGGCGCTGGTGTAGATGACGGCCTGGCCGTCTTGCACGCGGATGCGCACCCGGCCCACGTCCGACAGCCCCACGCCGATGCCGGCGTTCTTCATGGCGCAGGCGATGCCGGCGTCGGGGCGCTGCTCGCAGAGATCCTTGACGGCCAGGAGCGTCTCCTTGAGCGCGGTGCCCGCGTCCACGATCTGGCCGTTGGGGAGCACGTCCCCGGGCTCCACGGCGTTGAGCCAGCGGATCTGCCAGGGGGTGAGCCCGACTTCCTTGGCCAGCAGCGTGATGCAGGACTCCATGGCGAAGCAGGACTGGGTGACGCCGAAGCCCCGGAAGGCCCCTCCCGGGGGGTTGTTGGTGTAGACGCCCGTGCCCACGATGTCCACGTTGGGGATCTTGTAGGGCCCCGCGGCGTGGGTGCAGGCCCGCTGCAGCACCGGCCCGCCCAGGCTCGCGTAGGCGCCGGTGTCCTCCAGGAGGTGCGCCTTCACGGCCGTGATGCGGCCCTGGGCGTCGGCGGCCACGGTGTACTCCATCTCGAAGGCGTGGCGCTTGGGGTGCACCTTCAGGCTCTCCTGCCGGCCCAGGGTGACCTTCACCGGGACCTTCAGGTGGTTGGCCAGGAGCGCGGCGTGGTGCTGGACGATGAGGTCCTCCTTGCCGCCGAAGCCGCCGCCCACGTAGGCGCTGATGACCTTGACCTGCTCCGGGCCCACGCCCAGGACGCCGATGATGCCCTTGTGGTCGTCGTAGATGCTCTGGGTGCCGGTGTAGACCGTGAGGGTGCCGTCGGCCTCGGGCACCGCCAGGGCGCTCTCGGGCTCCATGAAGGCGTGCTCGGTCTCCGGCGTGTTGAAGGTCTTGACGATGAGGTGGGCGGCCTCGGCGATGGCCTTGTCCGGATCGCCGCGGCGCAGGACGGTCTTGGCCAGGAGGTTGCCCTTGGGGTGGAGCCTGGGGGCGTCCTCGTCCAGGGCGCGCCGGGGGTCCGTGAGGGGCTTGAGCTCCTCGTAGTCCAGCTTGATCATGGCCACGGCGGCCTTGGCCTGGGCCCGGGTCTCGGCGGCCACCAGGGCGATGGCGTCGCCCACGTAGCGGGTCGCCTCGCCCACGGCGATCATGGCGGGCCAGTCGTGGATGATGTGGCCCTGGTGGCGCTCCCCGGGCACGTCCGCGGCGGTGAGGACCGCCTTGACGCCCGGCATGGCCAGGGCTTCGGTGGCGTCGATGCCCTTGACGAGCACCCGGGCCTTGGGGGGACGCAGCACGGCGCCGTGCAGCATGCCCGGGCGCCTCATGTCGTCCACGTAGAGCCCGGTGCCCAGGGCCTTGTCCCGGGCGTCGGTGCGGCAGATGCGCTCGCCCACGGCCAGGGCCATGTCGGAATCGGCGGGGACGGCGGTGCCTTCGCGCAGCATCTTCGCGGCGTTGAGCACGGCCTTCTCGATCTTCACGTAGCCGGTGCACCGGCACATGTTCTGGGCCAGGGCCTTGGTGACCTCCTCGGGCTTCGGATCGGGGTTCACGTCCAGCAGGCCCTTGGTGCTGATGAGCATGCCGGGCATGCAGAAGCCGCACTGCACGGCGCCGGCGTCGGCGTAGGACCAGCCCAGGACCTCCTTCTCGCGGGGGCTCAGGCCCTCCACGGTGACGACCTTCTTGCCGTCCAGCTTGTCCATCTTGAACAGGCAGGCCCGGGAGGCCTTGCCGTCGATGAGGACCATGCAGGATCCGCAGGCGCCTTCCGAGCAGCCGTTCTTCACGGAGGTGATGTTCAGTTCCTCCCGGAGGAACTCCAGGAGGTTCATGTCCTTCGACGTGACGATTTCCCGGCCGTTTACCTGGAGCGTGGACATGTCGTCGCCTTTCACTGGGTGGCCCCAGTTTACCGCAGGTGGGTTTTTTTCACTCGTGGGTAAATTTTTTTATGACGGGAAGTCCAGCTTCTCGTAGCGGGGGTAGCCCAGCTCCACCCACTCCTCCTTCCCGGACCGGATGATGTTGCCGAAGATGAAGATCAGGGGCGGGCTGGACAGGTCCCCGGGGTGCACGCCGATGATCCAGGGGTGCTGCTCGTTGAGGCGGTAGTCCTCGGTGGAGCCGATGCGCTCCCGCAGGCCGTCCATGTAGGCCGACGCGTAGGCCAGGGCCGACTCGGCCGACAGCACCTGCATGCCCTCGGCGTGGAAGGTCCGGCCGGTGTTGCTGCGCAGGAACAGGGCGGGCTCGGGGAGGACGCGCACCAGGGAGGTGGGGTACGTGCGGCGGAGGGTGTCCAGCAGGGTCTCGAGATTGGGTTCCATGCTCAATACCTCATTTCGCGGTTGAAGGGGACGCCCAGGTGCGTGGGACCCCGCATGCGGGCCTTGCGGGCCAGGGAGAGCACCAGGATGACCAGGACGTAGGGGAGCATCACGGCGAATTCGTAGGGGAACTTGATGCCGGCCACCTGGATGGCGAGCTGCAGCGACTGGGCCAGGCTGAAGAGCAGCGCGCCGCCCAGGACGCCCAGGGGGCTCCAGCGCCCGAAGTACACCAGGGCCACGGCGATGAATCCTCGCCCCGCCACCAGGTCGTCCGCAAACATCTTGGCCTGGCAGAGGGAGAGGTAGGCGCCGCCCAGGCCGGCCATGGCCCCGCCCACCATGAGCGCCTGGTACCGCACCCGGTTCACGTTGATGCCCATGCTGTCCGCCGCCCGGGGCTCGGTGCCCGCGGCCCGCACCTTCAGGCCCCAGGGGGTCTTGAAGAGGAGGTACCAGCTGGCCGGGACCATGAGGAAGGCGATGTAGACCATGGGGTTGTGGTTGAAGAGGATGCCCCCGAGGAAGGGGATGCGGGAGAGGCCGGGGATGGCCCAGGCCGCCAGGCCCTCCACGCCGGTCACTCCGCCGACGAAGTGCCGGAAGAGGGTGCCGGCCACGCCCCAGCCCAGCATCTGCAGGCCGATGCCCGCGATGCCCTGCTCGGCCCGGAAGGTCACCGTGACCAGGGCGAAGAGGAGGCCCAGGACGACCCCGGCCGCCGCCGCGACCGCGAAGCCGATGACGATGCCGTAGGGGGCCAGGGGGCCGGTCTTGAGGTAGAAGGCCGGAAGGAAGCCCAGGAAGGCGCCCATGCACATGATGCCCTCGCAGCCCAGGTTGAAGACCCCGGCGCGCTGGTTGAACATCTCGCCCAGGGAGGCCAGCAGCAGCGCCACGGAGAAGGGCACGCCCAGCGACAGGATGTTGTAGACGAGGTCGTGGCTCATGAGGGTTCTCCCGCGTCGGGCTTCCGGAACCGGGCGAAGAACCGCGCCGCCCGTTCCTGCGCGTAGGGGTTGTTGAGATACATCTTGGCCGAGACGATGCAGAGGATGAGCACGCCCATGAGGACGAGGATCATGTTGGCGGGGACGCCCGCGGACCTCTGGGTCATGTCGGATCCCACCAGGAGGAGCCCGAAGAAGAAGGCCGCCGGCACGATGCCCGCGGGGTGCAGGGCCCCGAAGAGCGCCACCACGATGCCCGCGAAGCCATAGCCCGAGGTGATGTTCTCGATGGCGCGGTGGTGGACGCCGCTCACCTCCACGGCCCCGGCGATGCCCGCGAAGGCGCCCGACAGGCACATGGCCGCCACCAGGGAGCCCGGCACGTTGATGCCGGCGTAGCGCGCGGCCTTGGCCTCGGCGCCCGCCGCCCGGAGACGGAAGCCCCAGGT from Geothrix sp. 21YS21S-2 includes these protein-coding regions:
- a CDS encoding ABC transporter permease — translated: MSHDLVYNILSLGVPFSVALLLASLGEMFNQRAGVFNLGCEGIMCMGAFLGFLPAFYLKTGPLAPYGIVIGFAVAAAAGVVLGLLFALVTVTFRAEQGIAGIGLQMLGWGVAGTLFRHFVGGVTGVEGLAAWAIPGLSRIPFLGGILFNHNPMVYIAFLMVPASWYLLFKTPWGLKVRAAGTEPRAADSMGINVNRVRYQALMVGGAMAGLGGAYLSLCQAKMFADDLVAGRGFIAVALVYFGRWSPLGVLGGALLFSLAQSLQLAIQVAGIKFPYEFAVMLPYVLVILVLSLARKARMRGPTHLGVPFNREMRY
- a CDS encoding XdhC family protein translates to MSLEIVRALASAGEPRVLCTVLKVKGSAPRHAGSMLLAGPGGLVMGSVGGGRGESLVLAACRENLGGAAPLILEIDMQGMEAEGPAMVCGGTSRILVEPLADAAPYRAALALLERGERIVLVKRLATGEAGVLDSAGAWAHGRVEGADPAMAAHALASGHPVLAEAEGLFFDPVLPREKLLILGGGHVGRALAALAPGLGFRVTVGDDRPEYVEPERFPAGTATLCGAFASIVERYAFDPSTYVVIVTRGHLCDLECVRAVLGRTYRYAGFMGSSRKTRLVLAQVASEGFDARKVEALCAPIGLEIGAETPEELAVAIAGELIAVRRDAAWIQARIPARKARRGTP
- the xdh gene encoding selenium-dependent xanthine dehydrogenase, which gives rise to MSTLQVNGREIVTSKDMNLLEFLREELNITSVKNGCSEGACGSCMVLIDGKASRACLFKMDKLDGKKVVTVEGLSPREKEVLGWSYADAGAVQCGFCMPGMLISTKGLLDVNPDPKPEEVTKALAQNMCRCTGYVKIEKAVLNAAKMLREGTAVPADSDMALAVGERICRTDARDKALGTGLYVDDMRRPGMLHGAVLRPPKARVLVKGIDATEALAMPGVKAVLTAADVPGERHQGHIIHDWPAMIAVGEATRYVGDAIALVAAETRAQAKAAVAMIKLDYEELKPLTDPRRALDEDAPRLHPKGNLLAKTVLRRGDPDKAIAEAAHLIVKTFNTPETEHAFMEPESALAVPEADGTLTVYTGTQSIYDDHKGIIGVLGVGPEQVKVISAYVGGGFGGKEDLIVQHHAALLANHLKVPVKVTLGRQESLKVHPKRHAFEMEYTVAADAQGRITAVKAHLLEDTGAYASLGGPVLQRACTHAAGPYKIPNVDIVGTGVYTNNPPGGAFRGFGVTQSCFAMESCITLLAKEVGLTPWQIRWLNAVEPGDVLPNGQIVDAGTALKETLLAVKDLCEQRPDAGIACAMKNAGIGVGLSDVGRVRIRVQDGQAVIYTSAACIGQGLASVLMQFVANASGLSWGQIRVATPDTSNSPNGGTTTASRQTVFNGEAARLAAQDLKLDLEGHTLEQLEGREYYREYNGVTDPFASDKPNPVSHVAYSYATQVVLLDAAGRLEKVVAAHDIGKAINPTQVEGQIEGGVVMGLGYALTEDFPLKDGEVMAKYGTLGLFKAANVPPIQSIIVEKNPDPLAYGAKGLGEITTIPTAPAVAGAYFHRDGVFRVDLPLAGTPYTRKKG